The sequence CTCGTTGCCAGCGCAGGCCCCGAGCGCTCCCCTTGCCTGGCGGTCACCACCTTGCGTGGCTATCTCCCACGCGTCACCGACAGCCCGTGCAACTACTGAGTTGCCGCGAAAAATGGTTTATGGTCAAATGACCATGTCAAGTGATCTACATGCCTGTTTCATCCCCAATTGGACGTCATCGCTCGAGCGTGGACGTTCCCAAGGTGGGCAAGATTGTGTGAACGCTTCAGGGGCGGCGCGGAATTCGGCGCACACCGGCCACCGGAAGTCCGGCGAAATCTTGGGGGGAGGGAGCAGGCGCCCGCGTATCGACACCTGAGCCGTTTTCGCCTGTCGGCTGAAAGTGCCTCGGTTGAAAAACAAGAATTTCTGGAGACAGTGCTCGTGGATGAACTGCACAGCAGGAAGAACGAAGTGATTGACCCCTCGGCGCTACGCGCCCGGCTGCGAGACGGCGCCCTGCTGGAGACGCGCGCCTGGCTGGCATCGGGATGGCAGGAAGGCACGGATGGTCGCTCGTTTCCCGTCACGAATCCGGCCACGGGTGACATCCTGGCTCGCGTTGCCAGCCTCGGCGCTGCGGAGGTTGAGCAAGCCATCGAATCGTCGGCGCTTGCACAGCAAGGCTGGCAGAAACGGACCAGCCACGAACGCGCAAAGCTGTTGCGCGCGTGGTTCGACTTGATCCTGGCGAATGCCGACGATCTCGCCTTGATCATGACGTCGGAGCAGGGCAAGCCGCTGGCAGAGGCCCGCGGCGAAATCACGTATGCCGCTTCTTTTGTGGAGTGGTTCGCCGAAGAAGCGAAGCGTGTCTACGGCGACGTCATGCCTCACCCGCAAGGTGACAAGCGCATCCTCGTCATCCGTCAGCCGATCGGCGTGTGTGCCGCGATCACGCCGTGGAATTTCCCGGCCGCGATGATCACGCGCAAGGTCGCGCCGGCACTGGCCGCGGGCTGTTCCATCATCGTGCGCCCGGCCGACCTGACGCCGCTGACGGCGCTTGCGCTTGCCGTCCTCGCCGAGCGAGCGGGCATTCCGGCGGGTGTCCTTCAAGTGGTGTGTGGCCCGTCGCGCGAGATCGGCGCGGTGCTGACGGCGAGCCCGGTGGTGCGCAAGCTTTCGTTCACCGGTTCGACCGAAGTGGGCCGCGTGCTCATGAGCCAATCGTCCGGAACGATCAAGCGGCTCTCTCTCGAGCTCGGCGGCAACGCACCTTTCATCGTGTTCGACGACGCGGATCTCGACGCAGCGATTGAAGGGGCGATGGCGTCGAAATACCGGAATAGCGGTCAGACCTGTGTTTGCGCCAATCGCTTTCTTGTCCAGGCAGGCATTCACGACCGTTTCGTCGAGGCGCTCACCCGGCGAGTCCAGGCGCTCAAGGTAGGGAACGGCATCGAGCCGGGCGTGCAGCAGGGGCCGCTGATCCAGAAGTCCGCCTGCGACCACCTGAATCAGCTGATCGACGATGCGGTAAGCAAGGGCGCACGCATCGTCACCGGCGGGAAAGGCCATCCGCTCGGGGGCACGTTTTTCGAGCCGACCGTCATTGCCGATGCGACGCCGGCCATGCGTCTCGCGCGCGAGGAGCTCTTCGGGCCCGTCGGCCCGGTGTTCCGCTTCGACGATGAAGCAGAAGCGATCGCGATGGCCAACGACACCGAGTACGGGCTCGCCGCCTATCTCTATACGCGTGACAACAGCCGCATCTGGCGTGTGGGCGAGGCACTCGAGTACGGCATGGTCGGCCTGAATACCGGCGTGATTTCCAACGAGGTCGCGCCGTTCGGCGGAGTCAAGCAATCGGGCCTGGGCCGGGAGGGTTCCCGTTATGGAATCGAGGAATACCTGGAAATCAAGTACATGTGCTCCCAGGTCTAACTGCCAAAGTCTGCATCAAGGAAACGTCAATGGAAATGTCCCCGCAATCGATGCTCTTCGAAACTGTTCCGTCCATTCTCCAGGAATGGGGGTGTGTACGCCGCTTGGGTCAGGTGATGGCGGCCTGGACGGAGCGCCGTCATGTCCTGATCGTGACCGACGCGGGGCTGCACAACGCCGGTGTGCTGGAACCGGCGAAAGCGTCGTTGGCAGCCGAGGGATTCCGTGTGGCGGTTTTTGATGAGGTCGTGGCCGACCCGCCGGAGAGCGTGGTCTCGCGCTGCGTCGAGTTCGCGCGCGGTGCGGAGGCGGATATCGTCATCGGCCTGGGCGGCGGCTCGTCGATGGACATTGCAAAACTGGCCGCCGTGCTCACCGTCTCGCGGCAATCGCTCGCGGAAATGTACGGAATCGGCAACGTGAAGGGCGCACGGCTGCCATTGGTGCAGATCCCTACGACGGCCGGTACCGGATCGGAAGTCACCAACATTTCCATCGTTTCGGTTAACGAAACAACCAAGATGGGCATCGTCTCACGTCAGCTGTATGCCGACAAAGTGATCCTGGACGCCGAATTGACGGTCGGTCTGCCGCGCAGCCATACCGCCGCGACGGGCATCGACGCGATGGTCCACGCCATCGAGGCCTATACCAGCAAGCACAAGAAGAATGCCCTCTCCGACGCGCTTGCGCGTGAGGCTCTGCGATTGCTGGTGAGCAACCTGATCCCGGCTTGCGAAAACGGTCACGACCGGCATGCACGCGAGGCAATGCTGCTGGGCGCCACGCTGGCGGGGCAGGCCTTCGCCAATGCCCCGGTGGCCGCGGTCCATGCGCTCGCGTATCCGTTGGGGGGCCATTTCCATATCCCGCATGGCTTGTCCAACGCATTGATGCTTGGCCCCGTGCTGCGATTCAACGCCGAAGCGGCCGCTTCGCATTATTCGGAACTGGCAGACGTCGTAAGCGTGGGTGGAACGGGCGACGCCACGGCGCGCACGGCGGCGTTCATCGCATTCCTGGAAGACCTGATGGACCGATCCGGCGCGCCGCGACGTCTGCGCGACGTGGGTGTCACGCAGGCGAGCCTGCCGACCCTGGCGGCCGATGCGATGAAGCAGCAGCGCCTGCTGTTGAACAATCCGGTCGTTGTCACGGAGTCGGACGCATTGCGCCTGTATGAACAGGCCTATTGAACCGACGCCGGAAAATCCGCAGTCGCCGTAATGTAAATAGAGAGAGTGCACCGTGAACAATGTAGAAAGGATTGAGCACCACGAGATCGTTATCCTGGGTGCAGGCTTCGGAGGCCTCGGCATGGCCGCTCGCATGAAGATCGCGGGCATCGACGACTTCGTCGTGCTGGAGAAGCGTCCCGATCTCGGCGGCGTCTGGCTGGACAATTCGTATCCCGGCGCGGCATGCGATACCGAATCGCACCTGTACTGCTACAGCTTCCATCCGCATTTGCGCGTGAGCGCCATGTATGCCGGCCGGAATGAGCTGCTGCACTATTTGAAATCGCTTGCCACGCGGTTCGACCTCGCAGAACACCTGCGATTCGACACCGAGATTCGCAGTGCCGAATGGGATGCAAGTGCAAGCGTCTGGCGGTTCGAGCTGAACGACGGTTCCCGGATGACCTCGCGATTCTTCGTGCCGGCCTGGGGGCAACTGAATCGCCCGATGATCCCGGCGGTGCGCGGCCTGGCGGATTTCAACGGCGAGTATTTCCACTCCGCCGAGTGGCGGCACGACGTGGACTTGACCGGCAAGCGCGTGGCAAGCATCGGCAACGCCGCCAGCGCCGTGCAGTATGTGCCGCTCATCGCGCCGAAGGTCGATCACCTGACGGTATTCCAGCGCAGCGCGAACTGGATCATGCCGCGCAACCAGATCGTCTTCTCGACGGAGCAGCTCGATACCTACGAGCGCGAGCCCCATCTTTTCGAAGAAAGCAGGAAATCGCTGCACGCGTTCCGCGAGTCCGGGTTCGAGCGGACACGGATGGGTTCGAACGCGCAGCTGGAAGGCAAGAGTCTCGCGTTGGCCCACCTTCATCGCCAGGTGCCCGACCCGGTCCTGCGCGAGCAGCTGACGCCGGACTATGAATACGCGTGCAAGCGGATTCTGCGATCGGACGACTACTATCCGGCGCTCATGCGCGACAACGTTGCGCTGGAAACGGCGGGGGTGGAGTCGTTCGTCGACGAAGGCATCGTGACCCGGGACGGCCGTCTGCTCCCGTTCGACGTGGTCGTGTTCGGAACCGGGTTCGAGAGCCAGGCGTTCCAGGGCAGCCTGCAGGTTCGCGGGACGGACCGCACGTTGGCCCAGGCTTGGGCAGACGGCCCGGAAGCCTATCTGGGCATGACCGTGCCGGGCTTCCCGAACATGTTCATGTTGTACGGGCCGAACACCAACCTGAACCACAACTCCATCGTGTCGATGCTCGAGATCCAGCAGAACTACATCATCGACGCGATCGGCGGCATGGCGTCGGCCGGCGTGAAGGCAGTCAGCGTCGACAGCGGCGTGTTCGACGCATACAACGACAAGCTGCAATCGGCGATGGCCGGCTCGGCGTTTTCGGCGGGCTGCTCGAGCTGGTACAAGAACGCACAAGGCAAGGTGATCAACAACTGGCCGGGCACGGTGGACGAGTACCGCGCGGCGACGCAATGGGATCAAAGCGTGTTCGCGGCGATCTGAGCGGAGAGGCACATGACATCAGTGCACTGGTTGCCGCTGACGGAGGTGGCTGACGATGCCCGGGACGCCGTTCGGGCGTTCCGCGAACTGGGCGGACGACACTACGGCAGCTTTTCCGTCGACCAGTCGCGCGTGAACTTCGTGCGTGCGTGCGAATTGAACGGCCTCACGGGCGACGAGGCGGTTGTCCACGAAGACATCGATGTTCCCGTCGCAGGCGGCAGCATTCGGGTACGGCTCTATCGCCCGCCCGCCGGGGCGAGTGCCGACGGCAACCCGCTTGTCGTCTTCATTCACGGCGGCGGGTGGGTGATCGGCAGCGTGGACACGCATGATGGCATCTGCCGGCATCTCGCACGGCATGGCGGGTGTGCCGTCGCTTCGGTGGAGTACCGGCTATCGCCGGAGCACCGGTGGCCGGTCCCGCTCGAAGACTGCGAGCAGGCATTGGAC comes from Burkholderia lata and encodes:
- a CDS encoding NAD-dependent succinate-semialdehyde dehydrogenase, with amino-acid sequence MDELHSRKNEVIDPSALRARLRDGALLETRAWLASGWQEGTDGRSFPVTNPATGDILARVASLGAAEVEQAIESSALAQQGWQKRTSHERAKLLRAWFDLILANADDLALIMTSEQGKPLAEARGEITYAASFVEWFAEEAKRVYGDVMPHPQGDKRILVIRQPIGVCAAITPWNFPAAMITRKVAPALAAGCSIIVRPADLTPLTALALAVLAERAGIPAGVLQVVCGPSREIGAVLTASPVVRKLSFTGSTEVGRVLMSQSSGTIKRLSLELGGNAPFIVFDDADLDAAIEGAMASKYRNSGQTCVCANRFLVQAGIHDRFVEALTRRVQALKVGNGIEPGVQQGPLIQKSACDHLNQLIDDAVSKGARIVTGGKGHPLGGTFFEPTVIADATPAMRLAREELFGPVGPVFRFDDEAEAIAMANDTEYGLAAYLYTRDNSRIWRVGEALEYGMVGLNTGVISNEVAPFGGVKQSGLGREGSRYGIEEYLEIKYMCSQV
- a CDS encoding iron-containing alcohol dehydrogenase: MEMSPQSMLFETVPSILQEWGCVRRLGQVMAAWTERRHVLIVTDAGLHNAGVLEPAKASLAAEGFRVAVFDEVVADPPESVVSRCVEFARGAEADIVIGLGGGSSMDIAKLAAVLTVSRQSLAEMYGIGNVKGARLPLVQIPTTAGTGSEVTNISIVSVNETTKMGIVSRQLYADKVILDAELTVGLPRSHTAATGIDAMVHAIEAYTSKHKKNALSDALAREALRLLVSNLIPACENGHDRHAREAMLLGATLAGQAFANAPVAAVHALAYPLGGHFHIPHGLSNALMLGPVLRFNAEAAASHYSELADVVSVGGTGDATARTAAFIAFLEDLMDRSGAPRRLRDVGVTQASLPTLAADAMKQQRLLLNNPVVVTESDALRLYEQAY
- a CDS encoding flavin-containing monooxygenase, with the protein product MNNVERIEHHEIVILGAGFGGLGMAARMKIAGIDDFVVLEKRPDLGGVWLDNSYPGAACDTESHLYCYSFHPHLRVSAMYAGRNELLHYLKSLATRFDLAEHLRFDTEIRSAEWDASASVWRFELNDGSRMTSRFFVPAWGQLNRPMIPAVRGLADFNGEYFHSAEWRHDVDLTGKRVASIGNAASAVQYVPLIAPKVDHLTVFQRSANWIMPRNQIVFSTEQLDTYEREPHLFEESRKSLHAFRESGFERTRMGSNAQLEGKSLALAHLHRQVPDPVLREQLTPDYEYACKRILRSDDYYPALMRDNVALETAGVESFVDEGIVTRDGRLLPFDVVVFGTGFESQAFQGSLQVRGTDRTLAQAWADGPEAYLGMTVPGFPNMFMLYGPNTNLNHNSIVSMLEIQQNYIIDAIGGMASAGVKAVSVDSGVFDAYNDKLQSAMAGSAFSAGCSSWYKNAQGKVINNWPGTVDEYRAATQWDQSVFAAI